A stretch of DNA from Tribolium castaneum strain GA2 chromosome 7, icTriCast1.1, whole genome shotgun sequence:
GAGTCAACGACATAAACTTCAAtgagatttattgaaaaattaacttcTCGTGTCAACCTTTGCATGAAAAAGGGTGTTCAATCGTTTATAAAGGGCGTGTTAACGTGTGTTGTTAGGTTTACCACGTAACAAAACATAAAgtacaacttttctataaaagcattttgcaaaatttttattcattattttcactattttcccCCTTTCTTTTATGCAAACGAGGGTGTGATGTGAAATTCTGGTGCCAAAATTAGTGGTATCACCACAAATTGTGTTAGTTTTAAGTCTCCAGAAaattcagtttcaaaagtagggttatgttatcaaaatgttcacatttatgaattttgtgccCGTTTCTGCCATTTCAGAGCGTTTAGGGCCGAAATCTCTACCTTGTGCCAAAAATTTACGTGCTATTGCCTTATTGAAACAAAAGTCTTGAAAAAGTAGGGTTAGGGTTATCTTCTGAAGTGTtatattttaactttaatggaTTTTGTGTGCTTTTCTGCACTTTTAgagcgttattaattattatagaaCAGGTAAGGGCAGATAAATCTACCTTGTGTCAGAAACGACAAAATTCAgagaacaacttttctataaaagcattttgcaaaatttttattcattattttcactattttcccCCTTTCTTTTATGCAAACGAGCCTGTGATGTGAAATTCTGGTGCCAAAATTAGTGGTATCGCCACAAATTGTGCTAGTTTTAAGTCTCCagaaaattcagttttaaaagtaGAGTTATGTTATCAAAATGTTCacatttatgaattttgtgccCGTTTCTGCCATTTTAGAGCGTTTAGGGCCGAAATCTCTACCTTGTGCCAAAAATTTACGTGCTATTGCCATATTGAAACAAAAGTCTTCAAAAAGTAGGGTTAGAGTTATCTTCtgaagtgttaaattttaactttaatggaTTTTGTGTGCTTTTCTGTACTTTCAgagcgttattaattattatagaaCAGGTAAGGGCAGATAAATCTACCTTGTGTCAGAAACGACCCAAATCAGAGTACAACGTTTctataaaatcattttgcaaaattattttaactattttccTCCTTTCCTTGTGTAAacgagccggtcagtgtttaataacaCAGTTTATAGTATTTTCATGTTCAtagtaacaattttcattgttttaaagtgttaaaataacaagtgttcatttaaaaacgatctctagagtgctttgaaactaaaaaacaattattttgtgtgtCTGTGATTAATTCGTTCTCTCATAATCttacttttttcataaaaatatttttttattattatttataacaattgtaggcaaccaacaatacattGATAAAAACTGTTCTTCCAGAGACATCCGTAAAAATATCAGGGCATGCTGCGAGTTTTTACCTGATACTTTaggagttttatttttgtacccataggctttaagtgcatgaataataattaataacagctaatttttcTCATgggacgttggcgtttttatagttttgaaacagccaaTACCATGGACATACAAAACCCAACTTTGTGATTGTAGTTTAGAGTTCGTAACAACAGGATATTACTCTGAGCAAATATTAGATAATCTAATGTAAAATATGaccagtaaaaaaaataatgaggtTATTTACCTCATTGGTCCCAAGAGTGGCAAAATATGAATGAATAGAACCAGGAAGTAGATTAGAAATAGTGCTATTTGACGCAACCGATAATTGAGCATAAATACGGCGATAAACGAATTCCGGATGTTTGTTTGAGGTCACGCTTGTTCCCTTATTCGAATTTGGCGCTTTTGCCGGCATCCGCCATGATGGCTTCTCTCCAGTAAACTCGTCCCGTGATTGGCCAGTTTCGGTGACGCAGTCGTTGATTCCATCCCTTCCCTAAAATGGTTTCTAACTCCCCTACCCTGACGGTACGTCATGTCTGTGTATTCCTATCGTAGTTGTTAATTAGGATAGTTCTTAACgttagattaattaattttaagtttagtGTAAGAAGTCATTATTTGTAATGGAAGAATACGAGTACGGGTACGTATACGCAAAAAATCTTGGTGAAAATCGGCGGCGTGCAACGGTGGCGCCCAAATCACGTTTACTCGGCCACACTGACGGAAGTGTGCAGCTGCCATTGTGGTGGTCCGGTGTCGGGTGTTTGTCGCGAGAgtgccgccgccgccgccgccgcccccATGAGAATGCTGCGGATGCCCGAGATGGTGGACGGGGACGAGAAAGGGTACGCAGGGCGCCGCCCCCGGCCGTTCACCCGCAGCGGTCAAGCAACGGGACTCGGCCCGGGGCGACGTGGCGGCGGCTGCCCCGGGCGGCCGCCCCCAATTCCGCAGGGATGATTAACCTCGTTTGACACACGCTGGCTTGATGAGTTGATTAATTTTTCGGACGTAATTTATGGGAAAAATCGggtttttcgaccaaacctgTTTCAAACGGTCACATTTACGGTTTTGTTGCTTATCTCTACATATCTTCTTATCAATAGTGAGCGGGAAATTGTGGACTGGCGGTACAGCTAGTTCTGGGAAAGTGGAGAAAGTAGCGCTAATGATGATAATTCAGTTAGGTTTCAGAGATCTGTTTAACAATGAGACGTAAATTTTTCCTTATCTGTTCTTATCGCCTTTGGTTGGTATAATTTAACGTCAAATATTTGTTGAGTGttgtttactaatttttctATCACTACTGCAAATGCTGGTTTATACTTTATCTTTTAATGAATCATGAGAACGGGATTTCCCCCGTTATTTGATACTggacatatttttcaaatcaaaCACTTGTTTTTCAGTTTCAGTTTTGTTGTAGCTGGAGTGTGAGAAACATCGAAATGTGaggtaaaaatttaagtcaagTAGGATTTATTTTGGAGttcagcattttatttttgtgaaattactttttaaaattaccagttaaacttcattaaaaaaaagttgtctAAAGGTTTATAACTGATAATTTTACTGGcttatagaaaaatttttaagcagtttttagcatttggaacttgaatttttatttaaataattttagaattattgataaaagaaaaacagaaCTGAATATAAAAGAacacttttctttatttaattattgcgATTCTTGAAATACAATCATACAAACATGACTAGATAAGTTTtgcaaatcattttttatcatgTTTCAAGGTTTTATATTGTTCTAGAATTATTGTCTTATCTATTGTTTTAGTTCGGTTGGGTAgataattttgtttcaaactTTCTatcattaattataaattattgcaTAGAAAAGACGTAACAAGTGATACttacatttgatttttttaataattcgagAACGATAAAAAATCGAGTTACAGTTTCCTGtcgttgaaataaaaataatcgatTGGAAAATTATGAGAATTGAACAAAATGCAGTTATTTTATTGAACACATTCTTAAATTTTCGAGCTTTGAGCACGTTTTTAAGCggaattttcagtttttttgtgagATTCTCTTAAAACAGACCGAAAATTGGTAGATTTAGTTCGTTTTTAGACTaaaaaatccgttattttGCAAGATGTTGTCAAAACATGATGTGATTTAAAtcgaaattgtttattttttgacttcatttagtttgtttttgcaagaaaaaccgcaaaaattggtcgaaaattgccaaatttttaagCCTTTAAGCTGTATttcaaaccattttttttatttatttattgagatTTTGGTAACAGACGTAAAGTTGTTACACACTCAAAAATtgcataatttttgaatttttcaagagttgtaaaagtttttatgGCCAGAAATGTagttatttcgaaaaatttataagaatagtataataattaataaaagtaataaaataaatacttaataaaagtataaGAAATTATGTATTGTGTGAATGGAaacacatttgttttttttaagttgaaagTTTCCAGTATAACAATGAAAATAACAAAGACGTAGTTTTgaagaacaatttttatttgtaaacaatGGTAGAAATCCGTTATTTTGCAAGATGTTGTCAAAACATGATGTGATTTAAatcgaaattgttttttttttacttcatttagtttgtttttgaaagaaaaaccacaaaaattggtcgaaaattgccaaatttttaagCCTTTAAGCTGTATttcaaaccattttttttatttatttattgagatTTTGGTAACAGACGTAAAGTTGTTACACACTCAAAAATtgcataatttttgaatttttcaagagttgtaaaagtttttatgGCCAGAAATTCAGTTATTTCGAATAATTTATAAGAATAgtagaataattaataaaagtaataaaataaatacttaataaaagtataaGAAATTATGTATTGTGTGAATGGAaacacatttgttttttttaagttgaaagTTTCCAGtttaacaatgaaaataaCAAAGACGTAGTTTTgaagaacaatttttatttgtaaacaatGGTAGAAATCCGTTATTTTGCAAGATGTTGTCAAAACATGATGTGATTTAAAtcgaaattgtttattttttgacttcatttagtttgtttttgcaAGAAAAACCGCAAATATTGGtcgaaaattgccaaatttttacctttttcaagCCTTTAAGCTGTATTTCAAaccaatgtttttatttatttattgagatTTTGGTAACAACGTAAAGTTGTTACACACTCAAAAATtgcataatttttgaattttttaagagttgtaaaagtttttatgGCCAGAAATGCagttatttcgaaaaatttataagaatagtataataattaataaaagtaataaaataaatacttaataaaagtataaGAAATTATGTATTATGTGAATGGAaacacatttgtttttttttaagttgaaagTTTCCAgtttaataatgaaaataacatAAAGACATAGTTTTgaagaacaatttttatttgtaaacaatGGTAGAAATCCGTTATTTTGCAAGATGTTGTCAAAACACGATGTGATTTAAatcgaaattgttttttttttactttatttagtttgtgtttgaaagaaaaaccacaaaaattggtcgaaaattgccaaatttttacctttttcaagCCTTTAAGctgtattttaaaccaatttttttatttatttattgagatTTTGGTAACAGACGTAAAGTTGTTACACACTCAAAAATtgcataatttttgaatttttcaagagttgtaaaagtttttatgGCCAGAAATTCAGTTATTCCGAAAAATGTAAGATACAAGAAtagtataataattaataaaagtgtaaGAAATTATCTATTCTGTATGAATGGAAAcacatttgttttttctttaacatTGAAAATAACATAAAGATGTAGTTTTGaagaccaatttttatttgtaaacaatggtagaaattcattaaattcGTGCGAATAACTTTCACTGTTGCCATCACAAAAAATCGTCTGTAAAATTTATATGTGAAGCCATGCGTTACTTTCATTCGGCTTTTTATCAAACCTGTTGTATTTCATATCGCTTTCAAAAGTCGCTGGGACGACCCTTACATTCATAAAAGGGCCAGTTTTTTTCAACTCAcgtttgaatttaatttaaactggTTCGggcaagataaataaaaaaattgcaacttcCAAccgttgatttatttaattttttttcgaggtAAATCATTTCAGTGGTATGcgttttaaaatagaaaaaacatcTATTAATAGAGAAACGTTCGCCTCGTCCATCTCGGAGTTGTTTACCCACCGCTggagtttttcaataaaattttgttttttcagcAAACTCTTTGTAGGGGGCTTGTCTTGGGAGACAACCCAGGACAATCTTCAACGCTTTTTCTCTAGATATGGCGAAGTCATCGATTGCGTTGTTATGAAAAATGCAGAATCAGGCCGTTCTAGAGGATTTGGTTTCGTTACATTTTCAGATCCAGCCAATGTAAATACGGTACTTCAAAATGGCCCACATACACTAGACGGAaggtagtttaaaaaaataaaaaaaaaaaaaacaaaaaaaaacttggatTATTTCTAGAACTATCGACCCGAAACCATGTAATCCAAGAACTTTACAAAAGCCCAAAAAGGGCGGAGGTTATCCGAAGGTATTCCTAGGGGGTTTACCTTCAAACGTGACGGAAACCGATCTGAGGACGTTCTTCACTCGGTTTGGAAAAGTTATGGAAGTTGTTATTATGTATGACCAGGAGAAGAAAAAATCAAGAGGCAAgaaggaatttttaattactttgccaactgaaatttaattaagccagcgaatttgaattaatatttaacggTAGCGGAAACCGGTTTTAATAACTCACTTCCTCAACCGCGATGATCTCTCGAGAGACTTAGACTGAGTTACTTACATTCATAAATCTTGAATATTAACGTACATTTAAAGCAACTGCcggaaaagtttttttacttgaaataattataatttttcctGGCCTTTCCaggttttggtttcttgtcgTTTGAAGACGAGGAGTCAGTCGACCGCTGCGTCTCCGAACACTTCGTGAACCTAAACGGCAAACAAGTGAGTGAAAAAGACGTCGCGAGCCGAAGCCGAGTGTCGCACTAAACCAATTCCTCTCACAGGTCGAGATCAAGAAAGCCGAGCCTCGTGACGGCTCCGGCGGTAATAAAATGGGCGGTGCTGACCCATCGTCAGCTTGGGGTCCACCGCAAGCGCCCATGGGCATGATGCAAGGTCCCAATGGTCAAATGGGCGGTCCTCCGATGAATTTGGGCGCTCCGATGGGGCCCAACATGATGCAGGGTTACCAAGGCTGGGGCACATCGCCACAGCAGCAAAGTTACGCCAGTTATGGTACACCGTCAGGTCCTGGCTCGTACCAGGGATGGGGTGCTCCGCCGGCGCCGCAAGGACCGCCCCCACAGTGGGGCAATAACTATGGGGGACCGCCGCAACAGCAAGGCTATGGGTCGTACGGTGAGTGGGATGGAAAGGGGATGAGGGGCTTTGCGGTATACGGAGGGGTTCTAGGTCCGAGTGCTGGGAGCGGAACGAGCTGGAACAGCTGGAATATGGCGCAGAATAGCGGATCCACAGGTCCGTCAGGTAAGTGATGACCGTAAATGACAGATGGGGCTGAATTTTCGGTTTTGGGATTTGATGcacaatgatttatttaaggaaaatttgatcggtttaaattttttttgccgatattttccgaacggttagtcgtagcaacttgattcttgcaaatttggattccgccggtcattctacgttagaaacactctattctaacgacatgaccccgaatagttggaaaataatgaagaaaatttggtttcaataaattttgacaaggctaaatttttgccgatattttccgaacggttagacctagcgacttgattcttgcaaatttggattccgccggtcattctacgttagaaacactcaattctaacgtcatgaccccgaatagaaagaaaataatgaagactgtttggtttcgataaattttgacaaggctaaattttagccgatattttccgaatggttagtcgtagcgacttgattcttgcaaatttggagtccgccggtcattctatgttagaaacactcaattctaaggtcATGtccccgaatagaacgaaaataatgaagactatttggtttcgataaattttgacaagactaaatttttgccaatattttccgaacggttagtcgtagcgacttgattcttgcaaatttggagtccgccggtcattctatgttagaaacactcaattctaaggacatgaccccgaatagaaggaaaataatgaagactgtttggtttcgataaattttgacaagactaaatttttgccgatattttccgaacagttagtcgcagcgacttgattcttgcaaatttggattccgccggtcattctacattagaaacactcaattctaaggacatagttccgaatagttggaaaataatgaagactatttggtttctataacttttgacaaggctaaatttttgccgatattttccgaacggttagtcgtagcgacttgattcttgcaaatttggattccgccggtcattctacgttagaaacactcaattctaaggtcATGTCctcgaatagaaagaaaataatgaagactgtttggtttcgataaattttgacaaggctaaattttagccgatattttccgaacggttagtcgtagcgacttgattcttgcaaatttcgatttcgccggtcattctacattagaaacactcaattctaaggacatagtcccgaatagttggaaaataatgaagactatttggtttctataacttttgacaaggctaaatttttgccgatattttccgaacggttagtcgtagcgacttgattcttgcaaatttggattccgccggtcattctacgttagaaacactcaattctaaggacatgacctcgaatagttggaaaataatgaagactatttggtttctataacttttgacaaggctaaatttttgccgatattttccgaacggttagtcgaagcgacttgattcttgcaaatttggattccgccggtcattctacgttagaaacactcaattctaaggtcatgaccccgaatagaaagaaaataatgaagactatttggtttcgataaattttgacaaggctaaattttagccgatattttccgaacggttagtcgtagcgacttgattcttgcaaatttggattccgccggtcattctacgttagaaacactcaattctaaggtcATGACtccaaatagaaagaaaataatgaagactgtttggtttcaataaattttgacaaggctaaatttttgccgatattttccgaacggttagtcatagcgacttgattcttgcaaatttggattccgccggtcattctacgttagaaacactcaattctaaggacaaagtcccgaatagaaggaaaataatgaagactatttggtttcaataaattttgacaaggctaaatttttgccgatattttccgaacggttagtcatagcgacttgattcttgcaaatttggattccgccggtcattctacgttagaaacactcaattctaaggacatagtcccgaatagaaggaaaataatgaagactgtttggtttcaataaattttgacaaggctaaatttttgccgatattttccgaacggttagtcgtagcgacttgattcttgcaaatttggattccgccggtcattctacgttagaaacactcaattcttaggtcatgaccccgaatagaaagaaaataatgaagactatttggtttagataaattttgacaaggctaaatttttgccgatgttttgtgaacggttagtcgtagcgctCGAGGCGCCTTCATTTTTACACCGTCGTACTACATCTTTGggtgcgattttgtatctcgtttcgtctcctaacttataaTCCTTCGTAGTTTTGTGTTTCAATCctcaaaacttgcaaaaataatgtctgaTTTATtgacattttacgaaattttgcgcatcaattgagaaaaatttcgattaaaatAAACTCAGCTTAATGTTATACCTactagtgttttttattaattatataattaaCACAAACAAACCCTGATTGGGCGATTTAATTGATAGAAAAACACGAAAACTCTTGACATTGTATGcataaatcatttatttaattaaccaaataaattttatagttCTAACCATCTGTCATTTATCGTGTTACCACAAGCCACCCCAGCCAGCCAAAAAAAACTCAACCCAACCGTTGCAAAATCGCCCGAAAACCATACGTTTTTTCTCGTCCCTGCAGGTTACATTGCAGGCGACATGTACACCCGTGGTCAGTCAGGCCCCGGCGGTCCGGCCACCCCCAGTGCGCCGCCAAACATGTCATCGTCGGGCGGCAGCTCGAAGCCCGGCTCCGATTACAACTACGGCTACGGTTCGTATGCGTCGGCGGCGGACGCCGGCGGCTACGGCGCCCCGCCGCGCTCCTACGGCAGCGACGGCAGCAGTCAAGTGAGCGGATACTCCTCCCAGCCTCCAAACGCAGGTGCTAAACATTTCAATGATTTTAAAGAGTGGCCCAGTTCTTGACAACCTTTCGATAACGGCAACAACAGCGCATCGAACGCCACCGTCTCCTCCTCCTCCACcaataacaacaaaaacgTGCGCTTGTACGTGAATGCGGCCGTCAAAGCCACCTTTTACACCGACGACGAGGAGACCGTGGCGTTCAAGCACTACAACAACTTGAGTAATAATTTGGGTATGTGTTGTAACAGTTGGAATCGTGTTGGCTTGATTAACATGAAGAGAGCAGCCGGACTGGTCACTCCCGCCAAAATCAATTATTCTGATTAGATTGACATATGAGAAATCGACGGGACACATAATAACACTCACATGCACACACACCGTCTGACTTTCGCagctatttttactttttcttttatttattgtcagGAGAGCACGCCCTCTAACGGCAGACCGACAACCTTGCCAGAGGACGCTTCCGACACACACTAACTAACACTACAGACAGACAGAAGTGTTGACTAATTTTAAGCACTGCTCaagttgttattaatattaattaataaaatagtgTAAATTCAATTCTTACCTCATATCTCTATTTCAAAGTTAGAGTGTCTGCGTGGTTGCTGTGGCTAACAAacaaaaaccgaaaaaaatcgagaaacGACAATGTGATTCTTAGTTTGTAGGCAAAACTTCCCTAAGTTAAATGCATTTACAATAGTGGTAATAACGAacgtatttaatatttatgatgTAGTCCTGGAACGGATCACTTGATTATTGTAAGTTGAACGTGCTCTAGTCCCATGTCTCAATATCAAATCGTAGGTGGCGTCCTTGTACATATACTatataaatgtattttatcTAAGTTATGCAAATTGACCAGCAGACAATCTATCCATAAGGAGTAAATAATTGTAAGTTAAGGTcactattaataattttatataataGCACACAACCACCTAGCTAAGTAGGACGTAAGATCTGGCTGTACCTAGTAATAGAccttgttttgttttctttttttaaattatgttacgacttttagttttaatacGCGACCGAACGTCTGGCTATAATGagactttttcaaacatcacatATCAAAAGTTTGCGCTTTTGAAAAAGGTTCGTTCACTTATAACGGACGTTTCCGACTCGAATCATGTacattttatactttttttttttttgtaaacctATTTATTCTAATTTTAGTTCGATTAAAATTGAGTTACACCGAAACTTTGAATTAGGGGTTGTCAGGGGGGAGGGGCGCGATTCGGATTAAATAAGCTATAACTAATAGATTAGCAGTTAACGAATTCATGGTGATTTATATTTAGTAGAAGTATTCTGTCTGTCTGGGCCTCATGTGTCTATCTAATCAAGCGAGTAATTGGTTCGTTTGTTTTAAGTGatcttcttattttttatttaaaaattgagtgTGACAATCTACATTAAGCAATGTTTGATAGCAACCTAGACGTAACTGATATTGTTTTCTagttttaattgtaaaatattccTCGGTTAACGCAGACCAATAcaattttagaagaaaatcaagttgaaacaaaaataaagcgcTCTTTTTAAAGTAGGTCGTAGTGTGTTACTTAGTAAAGATGATTATTCCCTTTCTTCTGTGGTGGGGGAGTTGTGTAAATAAATACGCATGACACATTCTAAAATGACCGATCGTCTCACCCAAAATTgcacatttaaaacaatacCTAAGTTGCCTTATTTCCAAACTTTGTTTCACGTCAGTACAAAAGAGTTACAAGCTGGGGGCGCGTCATATTACGATACAGGGTGTCCACCGGTTTTGGGTGCACCCGGTATAGCACCTTCGACAGTTTGCCCTCCAGTGTGAGTTGGGGGATTCCCGCGAAAGCGGTACCCACATTTCTGATACTTTGGCGCGAAAATCCCAACAAGTATTGGAGGCGTCGTTCGTACTACACCGAGTGCACCCGAACAATAAGTCACATGACCGGGGTCCACCCCCCAAGTGGTGTTGTCGCCCAATCGTGGGTAGTGGGTGGGCGGTGCTTGGGGCGTGGCGCAGTCATGTGACTCAGTCGGGGGTGGGGGTAACGCCGGGCGAAAGCCGCGCCAACGACCAATAAACAGTGACCCGACGGGGGTTCCCCAAGGGTCACGGTTTATTTCGGGGGATGGGTGCGTGGGGGAGACCCCTCACACTAAACCTCTGGAATAAATCATATCGTGTCATAATTaccattaaaaatgcaaacacaAAATCATctctttcatttttcattaaacaatcGACTAAAGAAGAAATAGCCTTGCTTCTGGCGTTGGAGACGCGTCTCTGGCGTCAGAGGCGGCCATTCTTCAGTCGGCGCGCAAGTGATAAGGGTTGGTTGTTGGTGATACGGCCGTCACTTATCACTTGGGTGCGATTCCGAAGGTTGTGGCGCGAGGAGTAAGCCGGTGGTGCTGgtttaagggggggggggacgaaagaattttttcgtttgGAGGTCATTCCGTGTTTTTGGACACTGTGTATCGCTGAATAAATGTACACACACGAATATATTAATATACATTTATGCCGGTAACTAGTTATTATTTAACGTAGTCTTAGCCagtaatacaaaataaatcgacaaaataatata
This window harbors:
- the Hrb27C gene encoding heterogeneous nuclear ribonucleoprotein 27C isoform X2, which codes for MRMLRMPEMVDGDEKGKLFVGGLSWETTQDNLQRFFSRYGEVIDCVVMKNAESGRSRGFGFVTFSDPANVNTVLQNGPHTLDGRTIDPKPCNPRTLQKPKKGGGYPKVFLGGLPSNVTETDLRTFFTRFGKVMEVVIMYDQEKKKSRGFGFLSFEDEESVDRCVSEHFVNLNGKQVEIKKAEPRDGSGGNKMGGADPSSAWGPPQAPMGMMQGPNGQMGGPPMNLGAPMGPNMMQGYQGWGTSPQQQSYASYGTPSGPGSYQGWGAPPAPQGPPPQWGNNYGGPPQQQGYGSYGPSAGSGTSWNSWNMAQNSGSTGYIAGDMYTRGQSGPGGPATPSAPPNMSSSGGSSKPGSDYNYGYGSYASAADAGGYGAPPRSYGSDGSSQVSGYSSQPPNADEIPNSSPSVLLNRPSSVKSKRSLVNNSTVGDYASGDSYSGGPQRGSGYNTPSQSYHPYRR
- the Hrb27C gene encoding heterogeneous nuclear ribonucleoprotein 27C isoform X7 yields the protein MRMLRMPEMVDGDEKGKLFVGGLSWETTQDNLQRFFSRYGEVIDCVVMKNAESGRSRGFGFVTFSDPANVNTVLQNGPHTLDGRTIDPKPCNPRTLQKPKKGGGYPKVFLGGLPSNVTETDLRTFFTRFGKVMEVVIMYDQEKKKSRGFGFLSFEDEESVDRCVSEHFVNLNGKQVEIKKAEPRDGSGGNKMGGADPSSAWGPPQAPMGMMQGPNGQMGGPPMNLGAPMGPNMMQGYQGWGTSPQQQSYASYGTPSGPGSYQGWGAPPAPQGPPPQWGNNYGGPPQQQGYGSYGPSAGSGTSWNSWNMAQNSGSTGPSGYIAGDMYTRGQSGPGGPATPSAPPNMSSSGGSSKPGSDYNYGYGSYASAADAGGYGAPPRSYGSDGSSQVSGYSSQPPNAVGIVLA
- the Hrb27C gene encoding heterogeneous nuclear ribonucleoprotein 27C isoform X6; amino-acid sequence: MKNAESGRSRGFGFVTFSDPANVNTVLQNGPHTLDGRTIDPKPCNPRTLQKPKKGGGYPKVFLGGLPSNVTETDLRTFFTRFGKVMEVVIMYDQEKKKSRGFGFLSFEDEESVDRCVSEHFVNLNGKQVEIKKAEPRDGSGGNKMGGADPSSAWGPPQAPMGMMQGPNGQMGGPPMNLGAPMGPNMMQGYQGWGTSPQQQSYASYGTPSGPGSYQGWGAPPAPQGPPPQWGNNYGGPPQQQGYGSYGPSAGSGTSWNSWNMAQNSGSTGPSGYIAGDMYTRGQSGPGGPATPSAPPNMSSSGGSSKPGSDYNYGYGSYASAADAGGYGAPPRSYGSDGSSQVSGYSSQPPNADEIPNSSPSVLLNRPSSVKSKRSLVNNSTVGDYASGDSYSGGPQRGSGYNTPSQSYHPYRR